The window ACAGTGAAACTGTACCACAGCCCGCTTCAGTCCTGCTATTTCAGCTCAACTCTCACTCAACAAGCTCTCTCTTTTCAAAGTTTCCTCCATCAATCCTTTTAAAACTCCCCCTGGTGTCCCACCCCACATGGCTCCAAAAAATAACCTCTGTGTCTGTCTGAAAACCCTGCCGCCCATCACCTCCCTGACCTGCCCTTCCTCGAGCTCCAGGGTTAGACACATCCAAAGCTCCTACTCCCAGACATACGGCCTAATCTCACCCCAAAATAACTCCAAGTCCATTTCTATTTCTCCACCCCCTCCCCCAACAGCCATCATCTCTCTCACTGAGCTAAAATAAACCACGCAAGGACAGCATGGCTTGCTTGCTTTCTATGGATACAGGACACTGGAGGTCAGatgaacacacacagaaaacacagagTCTTTCACACATGCCCACGTTTCCCTGTCTGAGGAAAGACATACCATATCTTTCAGTttgatgttataagttgcacggAGTAAATttagctggataaaacaaaaactgtgtccatcttcatttcaaattgcaaagcaacaaaatgtgttattattttaaagcaggatgattcttttctatacccactgtacaAGACCTATTAACACAGATCCGAACATGTTAAGCACCATGCATAgatttttatagaatttttttttacactcaaaTGGACTTACAAGTCAGTCTTTACACAACTTCAGACAGTCGCCATATGCTACTGTACTGTTTAACACCATCTATTCATAAACGTGCtgtgttttattcataaaatgtGAAGGTCCTCAACTAGTGTTTTATTGCAGTCTTCATTTTTGacttaaacatttttacagataTTTCTGTCTAGCTTTTGGTATCCTTGTTGGTTTAAAGGTTTTATGGGGACATTAGTCATGAaaaggacattttaaaatacaaatcatatGCTAACATGTGGCTCATGTGGAAGCAGTGTTTTAACGTTCATCCCGATGAAATGACTGCAGGATCcgtatagttaactaaaacagaTCCTAGGctgactgtctgtctctctctcgacAGCTGTGATCACTGTGGATGTGAACAGACTGTACATTGCCGTTTCATAACATTGCAAATCACACAAAAAGCACAGGTTTTGACACAAAGACATATACAAACTTCAAACTAAAATCTGTATGAAATCACAGCCATGCTGATATAACAATCATATTCGACAGTGGTAAACACACTCTCTGTGCTCGTCACCTGTAGTGTGATGAGATCCTGGCGAGTAAAAGGTTCATCGGTCAACAGGTCTTTATAACTCTTTGTCTTGATGTTGAGCTGTTCCACTGCCTAAAAACACACATCCACAGAATATTGACCACTTATGTACACATTTATACAGTTTAAAGAAGGTTActgcatcaataaaaaaaaattactgacgtAAGCATGATATTAAAGTGGCATGAACAACCGGTTTCTCCATGCTCTTTAGTGTACACCTACATTTTCCACCATGCATGGAAACTGAACAGCAAAAATGGGTAATTCAGACATCACGGATGTGATGTCACAACTGCATTAATGGTTTAGATTTCATTATATGGATTGAAAAAACTTGCAACAGTGCACGAGTCATATGGACGAGTTTTATGGTACATACTAACTTTTTACTAACGAATTTAGAAtctaattatacaaataaatatactttttgaaatatttctaaaatatatatttttaagtcatttaaataaatgattattttcatgtttgggtaAAATATTCCTTTAGTAGAGAAACTGAATGTTTACTTCAAAACATATAAAATTGGTAAAAATGTGTGTCATACCTCATAAGAGAAAACATTTCCTGTGACTTTGTTGGTAACAACGTGGGAGTTGTTTGTGAACACTGTGTAGAGCACAGGACAATGGTACTTCCCTAAAGTAcaggagagaaagacagaatatGCACTGGAGAGGACATCAACCCATTATTTCTTGTCATTAGCACATTTTGCTGTTGAAGCAGGCCAGGTAAGAGGATcacgagcgcacacacacacacaagcatatttACCTTCATTGTTTTTGCTGAAATTAAGCTTGATGAGGGATTTAGCCTCAAGCTtctacagaaagagagagaaaatggaagTTAAGGAGTTAGCGACTATATCTTTCAGACTTTGACACACCTACATTTCAGATATAATGTAATCACACCCTGTTCATGTCTGATTGTGTTTAAGCAGGAATTGGCTGATCGACAGTTCATACAGCACATGTTTGTGCAATGATAAGACAAGATGCTAGCTGAATAATACTCAGTTTACACCATCATGCGATGCTGGGGCTATGGCTTTAACCACATTAATACAATTCCTGTGTCTAATGACACTTAATGAGATGAGCAAAGAAAGTTTCATATGATTGCCTTAAATGACCACACTGTGTGTCCAGTGACCCACTGATTCAGACTCTATAAGATACAGCTCTCCATTCCCTGGATTATTTCTCTTTAAGCCTCTCCCTCCATGATAAACCCAGCTGGCTATCTGACTGCTAGTATGGCTGTGATTTAACTAAGAAACTCTATAGTCTGATGTGCTACGCTTCTCAAAGTGAATTTAAAGgtatacatattattattgtatcttgtagtctaaaataaaagtcattataatatataattttaaataataacaatacatttgcAAGATAAAAAAAGTGATGCCTTGCTTTGCAAGCGATATCcaacaatattaatattcaaattgATTGGTTTCCTAAAACACCAGCGTGAATGTAGAAATTTGAGTTCACAAAGTCCAGCACTTTTAAAAAAAGGTTGACATTTTGCAttacttgcatgtcatgtgaccattaacagATATCAGAGAACTGTGAATACATGAAAGTGACATTAAATTATaggaatattcatttaaaatatcaagGGGTACCCTGAATTTAAGTGAATATTTTCTAATGGGCTGACAAATAGATTTGGGAAACCCTGTGATATACAAAACAAATTGTCTTTCctaacaatcacacacacacacaacatgtatCTGATGACCTGCCTCACTGCTACCCATTAAAACACAAACTTGTAATGCAGAATATCTCCACTGGAGAACAAGTCCTGACATGTCCAAGAGTTCTCTGTAAAAGTcacttaaacaaacacacacacacacacacacacagtctgtgttTCTCATTAGCCCTAGTCAACTCCAGCACTTTCCTCCTCTTCATCTAGTGAGACAAATCAATCATGAATACTTCGGATAACACAGTCTCACTGTGTGTAGtatactaacacacacacaaaatctcagTGGCATGTCCAGACATGCTCTCACTCAGATACACAGCTATGAAGATGTAAAGATGCATTACAGATGACAGCCATGTGCCTTGATTGACACTCAATATGGATTTTAAAGCGAGTAATGCTCCGTGTAAACATTCACACAACTTTTTCTGACGCTAGTGCTGAATGATTATGCATGCAGCGTGCACACAGAGATCCTATAACTCCTATTCCATAAATTAAGAGAGCAGTGACGTGCATCCAGTGAACCGATTACACAGCAATTCACACCCACTCCTGGCACACTGAACGCTGTTAGCCACCATCAGCAGGCCTGTGAAATATCTTCATTACAGTCTCAATAATGATTTCTAGATGAGTACAGTAATAGAGTTTTTCCCTCTGAGCACCGCATTAAGCTTGAATACTAtccaaaacataaaatgaaacTCTCAAAGCAGAAAATACCAACTGTTTGGCAGCATGTAATGAAATTAAGATTATGAAAGGCTTATTGGCACTTTCATCTTATTAATTTccctcttttctttttatttgtttttaatgacagtatttttagtttaacttttttactgtttatttgatTTCTTACGCATCTGTTATGATTATTTTAGTCGTTTTGGTTACAATAGAGCATTTCCCCTCTAAGTGACACATTAAGCTTGACTACAAAACATAAAACTAAACTCTCGAAGCAGAAAACACCTAGCGTTTGGCAAATATGCATAAATTGGTGATAATGAAAGGCTTTGGGTTATCAtcataacatttaatttacactttttttaccaaagcatattgagctttaaatgtttttcagAGCATTCCTATGTAGTTGCTAGGGGGTTCTGGGTTGTTGCTAGGTGGTTAATTGCTGGGGCCTGTTAACCAAATAATCcaggtttattttaatttttgacttattttgaaccaaatcaactgACAATAAgtcaaactaactgaaataaatctgGTTTATTtgttaaacttgttttatgaaacaggccACTGGTTTTATTTAAGCATTAGATATATGATATggtagcatttaaaatttaattatattttaacattaattttagtttccttttattttataatttttatcatataataacatgatttttaacattaaaattttagtcatTTGTTATGGgcttttgtcatatatatatacccacacacaatttatttttaattacacataCATCTGGAGTTGATAACTGTAATCAGTTAAGCCCTGGCTTCTCCTCAATAGGAGTCTGACGCCCCCTAGTGGTTGAACCCACGCAGTTAAGGGTTTGGTGCCtcgctcaagggtctcacctcagtcgtgatttttaaaagtaaaagagaACTTTCCTCTTTAATGATTTTAAAGTGTTTAGGTCCATcatgtgaaataaatattatacatcaGAAAATCTGAAATACCTCTCCTGTTATGGGGTTGGTACCAAACTTCTTAATCCAAGGCACAATGCTCCTAAAGAgaaaacaatagtttttttttttctggcatcaCCTCATCATTTGAGATATGTACACTtcaattcaaatgtttggggatGAAGATTTTTAACCCTTCTGAaagaagaagtctcttatacttaccaagcctgtgtttatttgattaaaaatacatactattttaaacattataacaatttaaaataacttttctattttaatcctgcatgattttcagcatcattactccagtcttcagtgtctcatgatccttcagaaatcaagatgctgatttgctgatcaagaaatattgcttattattattaatgttgttgtgctgctttatatttttgtggaaacaaaagaAATCTTGATCTTTcaggattttttgtttttaatttaaatataatttttgtaacaatgtaaatgtgTTTACTGTAATTTTTGACCAATTggatgcattcttgctgaatccAAGTATTAATTTTGCCCCCCTTAAACTTGTGAAGGGAAGtgtatgcaataaataaatataagctactataaaataaaattaaagtatataattaataaatgtaagcaAATAACAGCTTTAAAAATGACTAATTTATATACTTACATTAGGTCAAAAACCACCCCATCCACTGTGCACATGGGATACTCAAAGGGCTGAAGAGACAAACTATTCAAGAAATAAGAGAAGAACATTAAAAATCATGCATACAGTATGACACTAAACTAAAGCTCCCGTGTGTCATTTCTGAGCCACCAAGCAAACTGATTGTTTCCAAACACAGTCTCCCCATCTTCCACTAAAATAAAAGAACAACAGCCCAAACTCACATGATTTATGAGACACATCAGGCTGCTCCAATAAACAGAGCAATGTTTGAAAAAAACAATTTTCAGaaagtaaacttaaaattgtcaACCAATAGCTGTCTATGCATATTAAACTGGAATATGACAAAAGGATTTTGACATTGAGAAGAAACTGACACAAAACACACaactcacaaaaacaaacaaacaacgaAAGCATTGTTTGAAACCCCAGATCAGCAGTTATGAAAGCAGAATATATTGCACTAGAGCTAAACTACTGACCAGAAGAGACACAAAGGCCTTTTTTTTATCCAACATGAAAGAAGTGAAATCTCACCTGCAGTGATCAAAGGGCAGACGTCTGAAATTGGCTCGTGGGATTTCTGTAAACATGAAGACAAAAGGCTAATTTCGTCAGTGTTTTGTAGGAAAAAGCACCAGCAATATCAAACACAAAGTGCACAAAATCAAACTATATGTGGTGCAATCAATCACAAAACATAGTGAATGACAGGAAAACCAAAAGcattacatacactactgtgcaacagtatgttttttttttttaaatatgcttttgaaagaaatatCCTGAAATATTATTAGAGTTTAAAATATTggtcttctattttaatatattttcaaatgtaatttattcctgctatggcaaagctgaattttcagcatcattactccagtcctcagtgtcacatggtccttcagaaatcattttaatatactgatttcaagaaatatttcttattattaccaatgttgaataTATATCTGAACCAAAACTTTGAATAGCAGTGTACTTAGATTTCACAATCTGCAATGTGCTTATTTCCCCTCACATGACATGTCAGTAATCTATCTATTAATATATATCCCacaatgtttattaatataaataagttCAGTAAGTTACATCCAGACTATTTTCAGTACCTGATTTCTTCCCTCCATAGAACTGAGTGTATTCTGTACATGTGATGTACCTGAAACAGACAGATATAACGAATGTTATTATAATTACTGAAGAAtcagaattaaattcaaataacaAATGGGTAGCGGTTTACTATTAAATAATACTACATTGCAACGACAGAACATCACGGCAAATTAAGATAactttatattttacagttttcgaACAAATAAGTTATAACCCTCAGATTACACATAACACGATATCACAGCAATACAAATATGCTTATTCTGTTTTCAGCAAAATCATTAGCCATATAATGCTCAACAATTACTGTTGAGTGCAAACACGTTAAATTTTACGCGCGCTATGTTTCATTTCAACTCACATCTTATCTTTTTGATGCTGCCTTTTCCCCATTTTTGTGGAGCAAGAGGTTgtagcaaataaaaataataaaagtttatataagcataaacaaccaaaacaaaaccTCCGACTGTTTATAACACACACTTCTGGTCCGTGTTCAGTGCAGCAGTAAAATGTGTCCGACGTAAAACGGAGGAACGTTTTTATTGTCCCTCTTCGGTACGGAATATTTAGATGACTAAAGATCTGGCTGATTTTACTCTGCAGTAAAAGTACTTTTGAAGTGTCAGTAATTTATCAGAGTGTTTTTCTTTAGAAAACTTTAATTCAAAggataatattgttatttttactgTACTACTTTCATATTAAATGTCATTTAACAACTTAATTACATTAGAAATcgattactttttttacttttactcaattaaaagtcattcaaagatttactTGAGTAAAACAAAATACTACATTGTTCTTaaatattaaagataaaacaacaactttaaattatgaaatgtagtgCAGTAAAAAGGATGATTATTTTCCCATTATGCTTGGGAATGTAGTGAAGGacagttttccaaagaaaaacactttaataaactACAGATACTTTTGACATTTATTTGAGTAAAGTAAAAATACTTCACTACTGTCCACCTCTGAGCTGAGGTTAATTTGGAGAAAGCTTTAAAGCTGTAATATGTAtactttatttatgtttatgagctctgtctgtctgtctgtctgtctagccagggttataattaactaaaacaaaaaaccaaacaaacacacacaagattTTCATTGCCAATTCAGCATTTTTGTTGAGTTTAATGAAGTAGGCTTCTAAAATGACTAATTGTAACTAAAAAGGAAATCTAGACAAATttagaataatagtaataatacataaaaaagacaaaacgtcacaaaaactttaatgaaattaaaataaatgcagaacatataaaataaaaactaccttCAAATATTTTATGAGTGCTACTAAAAGTAACTCATTATGTCACATCATaaccacaaataaaataatttcttaccCTTCAAACACAGGATGCATTTTCTTCCAGGCCTACTAATGAGTGCATGATGTGTGGTattgaaatgcatttatgaaGTTGAAGTGAATCTTCCTCTGAGATGCAATGGCAATCCTTTTATCTTTGGGCGTGAATGGAGACAGGGCAGTGTGCTTTATCAAACAGCACAACTGCAACTACAAGAAGAGATGCTAACAGAGAGAGTGAAACATGAACAAGACACAGGTATGTTacataaagtttttattttgcatCTTTCATGGATTTCATGATTGGAGTTACTTATCATTCATGTGATGATAACGGTAAAGCTCAAGTTCCTCAATGAGTCTGAACCAGTTTAGGAAATTATTTCTATTGCCATTGGCACCAACAATAAGAGCTTCAAATAATGAGGTCATTCAACAGTAGCTGATTGATTTTTATGATTGATTCAAGCACCCACAAACTACGTACATGTAATACATAACGGTGACATACAGTACATTTCTGAACAAAAAACTAACGTTAAGGATGTGACTGTCACCACTTATTCAGGtaatatcatttaaatatgaaaatgttttattcagtCATGTCTTTTAATGTTTTATCTCTTTCTGACACAGAAAAACTGGTTTAGGTTTGTTGTATACAAGTCTATGGAAACTTATTTTCGccatagaataaataaaataaaactcttttCAAAACTTCTTTCTAAGAATGTATTTCTTCCACTATTCGGACTCTTCTTCTTAAAAGTTTTTATatcatagttttatataatatcataatataatatatcgtAATATAATATTTGATAGGTCATAGCTCAcaattcagaaatatttcttcAACAATTaggacttttcttctcagaattgcaatttttttttcacagttcagaatttatataagaaaataaaaaaataaaaaataaaaaaataaaatttatatatatatatatatatatatatatatatatatatatatatatatatatatatattgaatttttttacagaattgtgagatataaactttcaattctgagaaaaaaaatcttagtcTAAACTGCAAGATATACACTGAATTGTGATATATGAATTGCAAATCTGAATTGTGAAAGAGTCTCAACTGAGGAAGAAAAAAATTTGAGAAAAATGTTTGATTTGTGAGACATAAAAAGGTAGAGTTGTGAGATAAGTCacaattgcattttaatattttattatgaggCGGAAAAAAGCTTCCATAAAGTCAGCGCTGACCTTTCACCTTAGCAAAACATTTGTTCTGAGCTACCAGTGAAGGATCTCTCTGATGTGACCCCACAGTCTTGTTATCCACAGGTTGACACCCATATCAGTGAGATACTGCAGCTCCGGCGTGAGCATCTTCCTGCAGAGGTTCTGGTGTGCTTTGTCAACATTATTTTTCAGATTGTATCCCATAATCGACTTCTCACCGATGGGTTGCCACGGCTGCATGGAAGTCTCTAAGATGCTTCCTGCATCGACAGCATGGCCTCCCTCAATGCAAATGGAAGCCATTTCTGCATTTCTGCGCTGCAGCTCTGCGACATCTCTCGCCATGCGCTCATGGCCGTAAGCATCCACTTTATGCCAGAAGGTGGTGTTGAAATACTGGTAAAGCTTCCAATCGATGGCGTTCCACTCGAGCGCTTTGGCCCTGAGCTCTGGAGTCAGTTTAGAAACAGTTGAACCTTTCCGGGCATTGAGTTTGAAGAAGAGCAAGTCCTCCATGTCCCAGCAGAGCGCATCTTTGAGCAAGATGAGCGACTCTTCGAAATACTCCACTAGCATTACCAAATGGAAGTGCTTGGAGATTGCTTCAATGGCCTCGTCCACCTTTGGGTCATCTGGATTTAAGTTACTATCCTGTCCAAAGTCAAAGAAAAGCAAGTTTTTGAGATAGAACGAATTGAATCCCTCTGGGTCGTAGTAGAGCTTTGGATCCGTCAGGAATTCTCTCATCTTATCATCTCCAGAAAGCCTCCAAGTGAGAGGCACAACGCGTCCAAAATAATGAAACGAGGACTCCGCGAGATCTGCCGGGTCCCGGAGGATTGTGATGTACGAGGTGTCGGCTGGAAGCACTTTGGCCACCTCAGCAGCATTGAAACGCATGTGATTACAGATGATGTTGAAACACATTCCGGGCCTGTAGTCCTTCACTTGTGAGCGATGAAAAGGGGACGGGTAAAAGAAGTCATTGCGGCTGTTGGGGAAGGCAAATTTGAGGTGGTGCTTTTCACCAAAACGAAAGAGAATGTTGAGGAAAGTGCTACTAGCTGTTTTATGGGTTTTCATGAACATGATGTCCACTTTTGGAGTGCAGATTCGCTGCCCAGAGGCATTATGGGAGCTGTTAGAGATTGTTGAGGAGTGGGAAGCTGAGGGGCGGTGAGCACATGAGTAAGGCACTGGGACCCTGTAAACAAAAATGATCAaacatattgtaatttgaattaatttgagATGCATTTATGTCATCTTTAGAATAAGTCCACACAGAGGCTTCATCACCGAGACAGATCCGTTTACTAGCaagcaattccagctgcagtgttgAACCCATTGCCCATTGAGTCCCTGTCTGCATTATATTGCTGATTACATGTGTAATCAGCAATTATCTGATTACATGTGTATACAGTTTATTTCAGCAAAGTTCAACAATACATGTGGCATGTGACAGTTAAGCATTAGTTTACATagatttaaatttgtaaaattctatatattgttttatatttcacaataatactaaataaatgcatacttggTGACATAAGAGACTTAAGATGCATTGCTAGTATTTTGTACTGAATTGAACAAAAactgtagttttaaataatgtttcCTGTCAGGATAgaatgacagaataatttaaggAGAAATGatcttaataattattttctttattaatatgaagtatttttgttttattttcatcttggGAAGAAATATTTCCTGACTATTTCTTCATGAAGTTCACTCCGAAATACTGCTCTAATCCGGTGAAACTTTGACTTGGTTATTGAAATGAAACTGCTTTCGGTTGTACATAAATTCTTGCTCAGAAGACATGAAGGGACTCACTCCTGCGGGCCAAACTGGACCTCTGAGGCTGACAGACAGTACAGAAGAATCATGCAGATGGTCAGGAGCGCGCCCAGGATCAGTCCCTTACAGATGGACCTCCACTGCCTCACTGGCTTTCCACCCATCATAGCTGCCTGGTTAGACCCTGGAAGAAAACCCTGAAGCAGAGAGAAAGACACTTCAGTAATGATTAAGTGCTTCTAACTTAATTATATCTCTAAAGGCCATTTTATGTAAATCTAGTAAAAGGTGCTGCGCTGTCTGCTGTGCTTACGCATGCACAGTCCTCTAGTGCTGCAAGTATTTGATTATCGAAGCTTTTCTAGTGTGTTAAAAGATATTTGTCGTCACCATTTCCTCAAGTGCCCAATTATTTAGGTAGTACACTGCTGCTCACAAAATTGATTTTCTCCCTTGAGTTCAGACATGCAATCTACATCTGCTCAACATGTGCTTATATATGGGGATTTGCATTGGCATTGCAGGTAATTTAGCTATTTGGGATTCtagaatattttcattttaagtcaTGTGACAGGTcactatttattttaaggtattcTTTATTTCTCTGTTTCCTATTAACTATTCCTCTATTACCGATTTATTTCCActggaataaaacataaaaataaaactcctCTCTAAAGAAATTTAAAGCAAACAGGAGAATCCTTCAGATTTTCTTCTGGACTAAAAGCCCTTAGGGACGTAAAGCACTCTGAAGAGAAGCATAcaagagttttttgtttgtttttctcagtgGACGCAGAAGGTCCATGTCTCATATGAAAGTCGTAGGCTCAAAAAAAAGTTATAGTCACTGcaatatatttgtagcaaaatgGAGGTGAGACTGTACTATTGCAGGGGCTTCATGAGAGCCAGCAGTCCAACAAATTAATTATGCATTCAGAAGTAAAGTAACACTGTCCACATCTCTTCATGTCTCAGAGACTAGGATCAAATATCTGCAGTGCTGGGCCACCAAAAGATAGATTGAGAGAGCAAAGGAACAAAGGAACAAAGGCGTTTCTCTCAAATACAGCAGAGAATAGAAATCTAGAAAGGGTCGAAGAAGTCTGAAGGAACCCATTGTTCTTATTTGCAGCGATCTCTAACCCTGCATTTTTCAAAATCATCTTTTGTTGATAGCAAAAACACTGACAAAATcatcattgttatgctgatggtGAAGAATAACAAGGATTTTACAGAACAACAAAGAATTACGACAGCAGCTGCAGCTCTAATTTAAGACTAAACTTACAAATGCTTTTCTGCATCCATCAAACACAAGTGTTGTTTGTAGTCCATCAGTGCGTTGTACAAAAGTCTTTGGAGATGTTGAATGTTATATTTAATCATGGGTGCATTTAAACTGCGCAATTATAATCAtttctgcatgcatttttgtgaTTTAACAAAGAATGCCACAAGCGCTGCTGGCACATTCATAACAGACAAGAAGCCAGTGTAATTAAGTTTGGTGATGGGATACAAATAGAATAAAGGTTTCTTTTACTTAACAGATTGAGCAGCTGGATTATATAGGAAAGTTTAGGAATGAAACAGATAACCTAGCGTTGCAATAGATTCAGCATTGTGAGGACTCATGGGGATATAAAAGTGTTCTTGGAATAAATGGAattcaaaagaataaaaatactatatgcaaataaataatatgcattttatttcatttttcactAAAGTTATCTACAAGATAAATATACATGAGAAGCAaaactgtataaaatattaaggcttttaatattttttcaatttgtgTAATTAAATATCTTTTTCTTACAACATTGATGACTTATTActttcttgtttttttaataaatataaccgAATTTAGTGAGCTTTATGCTTAAACCCAGAAAACTTTTAAATCATCATAATAATGTTCTGGCAACAattatcttttgtttttgttttagatgtGACGATGTTTAGACTAGAAAATAGACTCAAAAATATTGATGAATACTTATTCAGATTTTTATATGTGTTAAAGGTACTACAGTCTTAGTCTTAAACAAcggcaataaaaatattaatgtaaataattcTCCCAGTACAATTTGTATTGAagattaaatacaaaaaattgttaaatatctTACCAAATCATGTATCCCTGTCACAGCTTGATTGGCAGAAGAAAAGCAGAGACTCTGAGAAATCTATGAAAAATGACTTTGTTAACAAAGATGCCTGATCAAGGCAATTCCTTCACAGTTAACTCTCCAGTCGTGCAATCCAAGATTAGTAGCATCTGTAACCCTCTATTATCTTCTATGAAATATCCAGGTGATCATtcaccctgcacacacacacacacacctgatgatTTTGAAGCCCCCGCCTCTcctgtcctcctcctccttcgtCTGCACGATGTAGAGCTGAGCTGGCTAAACTGGATACAGAAGAGACTCGGTTTGAGCTCTCCGTGACGCAAGACCAGCCGCCTGGGGACCTGCACTTCTGTGTctgtttgcatttgtgaatgaGAGTACAGGAGAAGGTCGAGGGCGGAAAGAAAGAGGAAGGTGACGTCAGGATGAGAAATAcggagacagaaagacagtaaaACAAA of the Carassius gibelio isolate Cgi1373 ecotype wild population from Czech Republic chromosome A5, carGib1.2-hapl.c, whole genome shotgun sequence genome contains:
- the LOC127988040 gene encoding galactosylceramide sulfotransferase isoform X2, with product MMGGKPVRQWRSICKGLILGALLTICMILLYCLSASEVQFGPQEVPVPYSCAHRPSASHSSTISNSSHNASGQRICTPKVDIMFMKTHKTASSTFLNILFRFGEKHHLKFAFPNSRNDFFYPSPFHRSQVKDYRPGMCFNIICNHMRFNAAEVAKVLPADTSYITILRDPADLAESSFHYFGRVVPLTWRLSGDDKMREFLTDPKLYYDPEGFNSFYLKNLLFFDFGQDSNLNPDDPKVDEAIEAISKHFHLVMLVEYFEESLILLKDALCWDMEDLLFFKLNARKGSTVSKLTPELRAKALEWNAIDWKLYQYFNTTFWHKVDAYGHERMARDVAELQRRNAEMASICIEGGHAVDAGSILETSMQPWQPIGEKSIMGYNLKNNVDKAHQNLCRKMLTPELQYLTDMGVNLWITRLWGHIREILHW
- the LOC127988040 gene encoding galactosylceramide sulfotransferase isoform X1, with protein sequence MQTDTEVQVPRRLVLRHGELKPSLFCIQFSQLSSTSCRRRRRRTGEAGASKSSGSNQAAMMGGKPVRQWRSICKGLILGALLTICMILLYCLSASEVQFGPQEVPVPYSCAHRPSASHSSTISNSSHNASGQRICTPKVDIMFMKTHKTASSTFLNILFRFGEKHHLKFAFPNSRNDFFYPSPFHRSQVKDYRPGMCFNIICNHMRFNAAEVAKVLPADTSYITILRDPADLAESSFHYFGRVVPLTWRLSGDDKMREFLTDPKLYYDPEGFNSFYLKNLLFFDFGQDSNLNPDDPKVDEAIEAISKHFHLVMLVEYFEESLILLKDALCWDMEDLLFFKLNARKGSTVSKLTPELRAKALEWNAIDWKLYQYFNTTFWHKVDAYGHERMARDVAELQRRNAEMASICIEGGHAVDAGSILETSMQPWQPIGEKSIMGYNLKNNVDKAHQNLCRKMLTPELQYLTDMGVNLWITRLWGHIREILHW